Proteins found in one Planctomycetes bacterium MalM25 genomic segment:
- a CDS encoding Anaphase-promoting complex, cyclosome, subunit 3 has product MRLTHGPLLLLVLAGWLTAGSLAEAAPDKALKYHRVLQRRPAPGYLFDRFFNAWVEEESVESLETFLSEKADASTEDGLLLAYFHAKQGDDLRAIEQFRKTLADEPGAAAAWYEKAVVEARSLNFETALEDLVKAAEAEPDDELSVRVAKLRARLLVRSDRRDDALKAFAELIAASPDDEELAEDVIELQVDETLYDEAAALCTQLVERTKDPYRKLLRKLRLASIHQQAGKQKEAIALYQAALGESGAESWLEREILAQIERAFRREEDLGGLKKEYETLLESYPRRVGVLRGYARVLADSGEGKEAIERFRQLLAITPGDRENQQQFVDLHFRTSDFAGARKLLETLIQQHPQDAELPVQLAEVAAKLEDNEAAEAAVDSYLKKSDGDEYAHLRAARLLDRLKLEEPAKAKYALLTEKFPESRSAKEARAAFLYKSGDKPAAIGLWKEAAAGGDAQQHVRIARALGARQEHEAAYQLLQQAREGLADDTLYLGQLVDAAIAVKKYEEAIPHALKRVDRASIAAELDDALVQAARAIDRGERVVETITHFQNEASLSPQRVCLLSELLDRNGDPQRADDTLTPLIESGDPLAVSQQIRLARSRQDWPTAIAAAERALDLPEGRNSRNLRRLVEFYERGFRPEEALKRLSEWKRLSPGSSTPWLTESRLLQSEGKESEAIEALRLASRRLDDPRDVRARLAQLYTLSGKLADAERLYWLDYEESEDLLAKIRAVEQLARVAENRGKTAALVANFEERRRENRTSIEPLMALAAIHRISGDYAKRVRVLADAAKMRPDDLQLLNQIARVQEQEGDWEAARDTLRRAVANDKTKDSKRRLARLLIRWGESDEGYQLLNDLIAEDSDDPRELEKLADAMVAVGDWERAVEFLEPLVEQHPNDYRLRYLYAVCLEEEDALSQAADQFLRVLSADQEVAKTNQPTNPMHSPNWYWAELEKIAPSGLSKLFEVTQSRHTAYAYRQRRNVGMFLASSGHGANQSVTTPAKLSQAHAMALAHLSQVSEALDEEEAETLRERITEQGGAETAAAFAIFSGSQPNSQGVDYESLGEAAELPAVMAFYALRGGNSQGLPAEFFIKAVKRFEKPHPQLALMAALNGLNKADEGTPEYELLSGVAERLLAAVEDPSSVTVSSVCQWRSGAQRGRAANGPDRLKDLARDRVLAWYPSLKTQQNYGPWILMQVTNILRDSEDPEPYLNFMQAEVDRHQKAPGKSSSQSPFYRPRNQLIELPKFPPSALRGIPSTVATEIARRHKTQNISFGFPDDSTLKTWTPEKFREALTRLSSPLLRVLLLDPEEDNEEIDEAVKQMLAESPPTLDAYWLAATWEAKNEKSQRALELLNKARFLPMKRDERRKIDGALVALTQAVLDEDTDERGKMAGPLVALAEAVLGKGKQDKEDKTKKIGRDAALRLRHGRLQPQERTQLADALSELGLEREAERLEKAGGARVAAAPSMSLGRVQPTPPDQIRKMIDAGRKDSAARRLAQEVRGYVAQLQQNPHNRSYINHMMRQLKDRISGYALQKETLKQLDPGVSKSHRKHAEFALALELMGEPKDAIKAYERALEIRPKEDAYRVKLMISEAIAGDLDKAQERLAKLQRGGAELLTQEIVMLYQDHETGTDKRVDATELGCLALEAMVDEPQANVAWGDSLRQAVANQSHSSGGFLPPLYSTGDWSNYGNQPDDDLRKRRRELHDRICRALLRFDSTACSGFAGLQAAMSAANEESDEQLEELREIARESVLRFKPARSIAANNLRVVHYSNNRGQVRQLSPAEYLVRYHSLQGDPSAIDDLHAEVEKRGHSSTRRAIEQLGELYAAEPDDYLAESEKLIRSWRSRNEAAPGGENKPEMLVLDCAEARRLEVDLSPLFDKLLKQAAQNPGNTPQWWIDYAAYINKRQGADATKDWIEQIAEAMLGPKSRRQKHISTHYTNGGWSWNSPNGRMHEFEQLLNRLTQDQELLGATVLFISEGEVGQLANNALRQLGYQSLFQSRGVEEVISQLEDLHLLGAASGLPLKPLNGKNLASTESLANLTYKRLDRSSSKQREELAEELAKRDPQTFGSVLARYRCRPGQSEGPDVLAFAVENLDELESLPEDQAGRVALLLGAVTAKDRNTNRQVEGKDAYFDWLDEAQGLATRDQYKQLEEIKRFEELGVEGHEFDEWLAENLAPMSQSDPQRAAKVYLRACELFDDATRRGTNHYSFSQPTVNEMLTRLNWRWREAARDDPVGPLRLALVIMQSEEGAKIAIGRHTFNNLINTAKNSLDRLRNDSGGKRLSALDLFKRQHEWLHQHLGDLRSPTLYPVYKRLVSAPNEKDLAQVIDWLGQRLDDDPEDGFAAGLLSAARLQRVRSGKKPSDRRSATVDDERYLSILQDDAAPIGERVTFASQFYDDEYGAMPLSLANASVRLAAEAAAAGVVFDTELERCNCQNLRLLLAEDPENKDAVAGVEAWLKRFVNKKPARRSANGRVSSVDNINYWLAALELASACLERGDVESAAKIASRYGDKFDNRHEAIALYTKHGLIDDAARLVRTGWNDLSLTTVQGTTALYDLALEEALPDLKEKLNGPLAYVAEASLARLPDDQVEANAPELNREQRLVEVAKRFEAAGLEQEAMIETALLMLRDSQEASDVVYEPLAEAAEGVTIVTMAHRHTARAERVAELKKQHALVSLRRGEVGPAVAMLDKLSSGNPNENWQLHNLFQRHANDLWTVMLEKIGGMNEEEVGKIADQTLRLATGATMDRGGNSNNLMSLLVISHSSLGRVDAIKAALDRIPKNRRQRLSHNGYPMSNWKGIIGGLKKGDPDSLEERIDRAANAMSINSLLGWNVFNTRSLRRETPSDRDLAAWEAMFTDDELSEAALAVAERATTADGSAWASAGLCLAKAEQHALAAAAWEEAFAAVEGQEDSTKRLAYGARLVKALADAGDPQAAQELLVEITDKEKPNGWVKGLYDRLAKRFAALPEKASSEDTPTATTEETAAPDNAPPANESAQGEADEPLAPAA; this is encoded by the coding sequence ATGCGTCTTACGCACGGCCCGCTCCTCCTGCTCGTCCTAGCCGGTTGGCTGACTGCGGGCTCTCTTGCCGAAGCGGCGCCCGACAAGGCGCTCAAGTACCACCGCGTGCTGCAACGACGCCCCGCGCCGGGGTATCTATTCGATCGCTTCTTCAACGCCTGGGTCGAAGAAGAGTCGGTCGAATCGCTCGAAACCTTCCTGAGTGAGAAGGCGGACGCGTCAACCGAGGACGGTTTGCTGCTCGCCTACTTCCACGCCAAACAGGGGGACGACCTGCGGGCGATCGAGCAGTTCCGTAAGACCCTCGCCGACGAGCCGGGTGCCGCGGCCGCTTGGTACGAGAAGGCGGTCGTCGAGGCCCGTTCGCTGAACTTTGAAACCGCGCTGGAAGACCTCGTTAAAGCGGCTGAAGCCGAGCCCGACGACGAACTCTCGGTGCGCGTCGCCAAGCTCCGAGCCCGGCTCTTGGTGCGGAGCGACCGCCGTGACGACGCCCTCAAGGCGTTCGCCGAGCTGATCGCCGCCAGCCCCGACGATGAAGAACTCGCCGAGGACGTGATCGAGCTTCAGGTCGATGAAACGCTCTACGACGAGGCGGCCGCGCTCTGCACCCAGCTGGTTGAGCGGACCAAGGACCCGTACCGCAAGCTGCTCCGCAAACTCCGTCTCGCGAGCATCCATCAACAGGCGGGCAAACAGAAAGAGGCGATCGCCCTCTATCAGGCCGCTCTCGGCGAGTCGGGGGCGGAGAGCTGGCTTGAACGCGAGATCCTCGCGCAGATCGAGCGGGCCTTCCGCCGCGAGGAGGATCTTGGCGGCCTCAAGAAGGAGTACGAAACGTTGCTGGAGAGCTACCCACGCCGTGTCGGCGTGCTGCGTGGCTACGCCCGCGTGCTGGCCGACTCGGGCGAAGGGAAGGAGGCGATCGAGCGATTCCGCCAGCTGCTGGCGATCACGCCGGGCGATCGGGAGAACCAGCAGCAGTTTGTCGACCTGCATTTCCGCACGAGCGACTTCGCCGGCGCCCGCAAGCTGCTGGAGACGCTCATCCAGCAGCACCCGCAAGACGCGGAGCTGCCCGTCCAGCTTGCCGAAGTCGCCGCCAAGCTCGAAGACAACGAGGCGGCCGAGGCGGCCGTCGATTCCTATCTTAAGAAGTCCGACGGCGACGAGTACGCCCACCTCCGCGCGGCGAGATTGCTCGATCGGCTCAAGCTCGAGGAACCGGCTAAGGCGAAGTACGCCCTGCTGACCGAGAAGTTTCCCGAGTCACGTTCCGCCAAGGAGGCCCGGGCCGCGTTCCTCTACAAGTCAGGGGACAAGCCCGCCGCGATCGGGCTTTGGAAGGAGGCCGCCGCAGGGGGCGACGCCCAGCAGCACGTCCGCATCGCCCGTGCCCTCGGCGCGCGGCAGGAGCACGAGGCGGCCTACCAGCTCCTTCAGCAGGCGCGCGAAGGGCTGGCCGACGACACGCTCTACTTGGGCCAGCTCGTCGACGCCGCGATCGCCGTGAAGAAGTACGAGGAGGCGATCCCGCACGCGCTCAAGCGGGTCGATCGTGCGTCGATCGCCGCGGAGCTCGACGACGCCCTTGTGCAGGCCGCCCGGGCCATCGACCGGGGCGAACGGGTCGTCGAGACGATCACCCACTTCCAGAACGAGGCGAGCCTCTCGCCACAGCGTGTCTGCCTGCTCTCCGAGCTGCTCGACCGGAACGGCGATCCGCAGCGCGCCGACGACACCCTCACGCCGTTGATCGAATCGGGGGATCCGCTAGCGGTATCTCAGCAGATCCGGCTCGCCCGAAGCCGACAAGATTGGCCGACCGCGATCGCCGCCGCCGAGCGGGCGCTCGACCTACCCGAGGGGCGTAACAGCCGCAACCTGCGCCGGCTGGTCGAGTTCTATGAGCGCGGCTTCCGACCGGAAGAGGCGCTCAAACGTCTCTCCGAGTGGAAGCGTCTCTCACCCGGTAGCAGCACGCCGTGGTTGACCGAGTCTCGCTTGTTGCAGTCCGAGGGCAAGGAATCCGAGGCGATCGAAGCGCTGCGGCTTGCGAGCCGGCGGTTGGACGACCCGCGGGACGTGAGGGCTCGCCTTGCTCAGCTATACACCCTCAGCGGCAAGCTAGCCGACGCCGAGCGGCTTTACTGGCTCGACTACGAGGAGAGCGAGGACCTCCTGGCTAAGATCCGGGCGGTGGAGCAGCTGGCGCGGGTTGCCGAGAATCGGGGCAAGACGGCCGCGCTGGTGGCCAACTTCGAGGAACGGCGGCGTGAGAACCGGACTTCGATCGAGCCGTTGATGGCGTTGGCGGCGATCCACCGCATCTCAGGCGACTACGCCAAACGGGTGCGGGTCCTGGCCGACGCGGCGAAGATGCGGCCCGACGACCTCCAACTGCTCAATCAGATCGCGCGGGTGCAGGAACAGGAGGGCGACTGGGAGGCGGCCCGCGACACGCTCCGTCGGGCCGTGGCGAACGACAAGACCAAAGACAGCAAGCGCCGGTTGGCCCGGTTGCTCATACGCTGGGGCGAATCGGACGAGGGGTACCAGCTCCTCAACGACCTCATCGCCGAGGACAGCGACGACCCGCGCGAGCTCGAGAAGTTGGCCGACGCGATGGTCGCGGTGGGTGATTGGGAACGCGCCGTCGAGTTCTTGGAGCCTTTGGTTGAACAGCACCCGAACGATTATCGGCTCCGCTACCTGTACGCCGTCTGCCTAGAAGAGGAGGACGCGTTGAGCCAGGCGGCCGACCAGTTCCTCCGCGTCCTGAGCGCCGACCAGGAGGTCGCCAAGACGAACCAACCCACGAACCCGATGCACTCGCCCAACTGGTACTGGGCGGAGCTTGAGAAGATCGCCCCGTCGGGGCTGTCGAAGCTGTTCGAGGTCACCCAGAGCCGCCACACCGCCTACGCCTATCGTCAGAGGCGCAATGTCGGCATGTTCTTGGCTTCGAGTGGCCATGGGGCGAACCAATCCGTGACAACCCCCGCCAAGCTTTCGCAGGCCCACGCCATGGCCTTGGCCCACCTCTCCCAGGTGAGCGAGGCTTTGGACGAGGAGGAAGCTGAAACGCTTCGTGAGCGGATCACCGAGCAAGGCGGGGCCGAGACCGCGGCGGCGTTCGCGATCTTCTCCGGATCGCAGCCCAACTCGCAGGGGGTCGATTACGAGTCACTCGGCGAGGCGGCCGAGTTGCCCGCCGTGATGGCCTTCTACGCCCTCCGCGGCGGGAACAGCCAAGGCTTGCCAGCCGAGTTCTTTATCAAGGCGGTGAAACGTTTCGAGAAACCCCATCCGCAGCTCGCCCTGATGGCGGCGCTCAACGGCCTCAACAAGGCGGACGAGGGAACGCCCGAGTACGAGCTGCTGTCGGGCGTGGCGGAGCGGCTGCTGGCGGCGGTCGAAGATCCCTCCTCGGTCACGGTCAGTTCGGTTTGTCAGTGGCGGTCGGGCGCCCAGCGTGGTCGCGCCGCGAACGGACCGGACCGTCTGAAAGATCTGGCTCGCGATCGTGTGCTCGCTTGGTACCCCAGCCTAAAAACGCAGCAGAACTACGGGCCCTGGATCCTGATGCAGGTCACCAACATCCTGCGTGACAGCGAGGACCCCGAGCCCTACCTGAACTTCATGCAGGCCGAGGTCGATCGGCATCAAAAAGCGCCCGGCAAGTCGTCCTCTCAGTCTCCCTTCTACCGACCCCGAAACCAGCTGATCGAGCTGCCCAAGTTCCCCCCCAGCGCCCTGCGGGGCATCCCGAGCACGGTCGCGACCGAGATCGCCCGGCGGCACAAGACCCAGAACATCAGCTTCGGCTTCCCGGATGATTCGACACTCAAGACGTGGACCCCAGAGAAGTTCCGTGAGGCGCTCACCCGATTGAGCAGCCCCCTGCTTCGGGTCCTGCTGCTCGATCCCGAGGAGGATAACGAAGAGATCGACGAGGCCGTGAAGCAGATGCTGGCCGAGTCGCCCCCCACGCTCGACGCCTACTGGCTCGCCGCGACCTGGGAGGCCAAGAACGAGAAAAGCCAGCGGGCTCTCGAGCTTCTGAACAAGGCACGCTTCTTACCCATGAAACGCGACGAGCGCCGCAAGATCGACGGCGCCCTCGTCGCCCTCACTCAGGCAGTGCTCGACGAGGATACCGACGAACGCGGCAAGATGGCCGGCCCGCTCGTCGCGCTCGCGGAGGCGGTGCTGGGAAAGGGTAAACAAGACAAAGAGGACAAGACGAAGAAAATCGGTCGCGACGCCGCCCTCCGCCTTCGTCACGGGCGTTTGCAGCCGCAAGAGCGGACCCAGCTGGCCGACGCCCTCAGCGAACTGGGCCTCGAACGCGAGGCGGAGCGACTTGAGAAGGCGGGCGGCGCCCGGGTCGCCGCGGCGCCATCGATGTCGCTGGGGCGGGTTCAACCGACGCCGCCCGACCAGATCCGCAAGATGATCGACGCCGGCCGCAAGGACTCGGCCGCTCGCCGGTTGGCCCAAGAGGTCCGCGGCTACGTCGCTCAGCTGCAGCAGAACCCGCACAACCGCAGCTACATCAATCACATGATGCGGCAGCTCAAAGACAGGATCAGCGGGTACGCGTTGCAGAAAGAGACCCTCAAACAACTCGACCCCGGGGTTTCCAAGTCGCACCGCAAGCACGCGGAGTTCGCCCTCGCGTTGGAACTGATGGGCGAGCCTAAGGATGCGATCAAGGCGTACGAGAGGGCGCTCGAGATCCGACCGAAGGAAGACGCCTACCGGGTGAAACTCATGATTTCCGAGGCGATCGCGGGCGACCTCGACAAGGCCCAAGAGCGCCTCGCGAAACTGCAGCGTGGGGGGGCCGAACTCCTGACGCAGGAGATCGTGATGCTGTACCAGGATCACGAGACCGGCACCGATAAACGGGTCGACGCCACCGAGCTCGGCTGCCTGGCGCTTGAAGCGATGGTCGACGAGCCCCAGGCCAACGTCGCCTGGGGCGACTCGCTGCGCCAGGCGGTAGCGAATCAATCGCACAGCTCGGGGGGATTCCTCCCTCCGCTTTACTCGACCGGCGACTGGTCCAACTACGGAAACCAGCCGGACGACGATCTCCGCAAGCGTCGTCGTGAGCTTCATGACCGGATCTGCCGGGCGTTGCTCCGGTTCGACTCGACCGCCTGCAGCGGTTTCGCGGGACTGCAGGCCGCGATGTCGGCGGCGAACGAAGAGTCGGATGAGCAGCTCGAAGAACTCCGTGAGATCGCCCGCGAATCGGTGCTGCGCTTCAAACCGGCCCGATCGATCGCCGCGAACAACCTCCGAGTGGTTCACTACAGCAACAACCGCGGCCAGGTCCGTCAGCTCTCGCCCGCGGAGTACCTGGTCCGCTATCACAGCCTTCAGGGCGATCCTTCGGCGATCGACGACCTCCACGCCGAGGTGGAGAAACGCGGGCACAGCTCCACACGGCGGGCGATCGAGCAGCTCGGCGAGCTGTACGCCGCTGAGCCCGACGACTATCTCGCCGAATCGGAGAAGCTCATCCGTTCGTGGCGTTCGCGCAACGAGGCCGCGCCGGGCGGCGAGAACAAGCCGGAGATGCTGGTGCTCGATTGCGCCGAGGCGCGCCGGCTCGAAGTCGATCTCTCGCCCCTCTTCGACAAGCTCCTGAAGCAGGCGGCTCAGAACCCGGGCAACACGCCGCAGTGGTGGATCGACTACGCGGCCTACATCAACAAACGGCAGGGCGCCGACGCGACCAAGGACTGGATCGAACAGATCGCCGAGGCGATGCTCGGCCCCAAGAGTCGCCGGCAGAAGCACATCAGCACGCATTACACCAACGGCGGTTGGTCCTGGAACTCACCCAATGGACGGATGCACGAGTTCGAGCAGCTGCTGAACCGCCTGACGCAGGATCAGGAACTCCTGGGAGCGACCGTGCTGTTCATCAGCGAGGGCGAGGTCGGACAGCTGGCGAACAACGCGCTCCGTCAGCTCGGCTACCAATCCCTGTTCCAGTCCCGGGGCGTTGAGGAGGTGATCTCTCAGCTCGAAGATCTGCATCTCCTGGGCGCCGCAAGCGGCTTGCCGCTCAAACCCCTGAACGGGAAGAACCTCGCTTCGACCGAATCGCTAGCCAATCTGACCTACAAACGCCTCGATCGGAGTTCGTCGAAGCAGCGTGAGGAACTCGCAGAGGAGCTGGCCAAACGGGATCCGCAGACCTTCGGGTCCGTCTTGGCGCGGTATCGCTGTCGGCCGGGGCAATCCGAAGGGCCCGATGTCCTGGCCTTCGCCGTCGAGAACCTCGACGAGCTAGAAAGTTTGCCAGAGGATCAAGCGGGACGGGTCGCCTTGCTGCTGGGCGCCGTGACCGCCAAGGACCGCAACACCAATCGGCAGGTCGAGGGCAAGGACGCCTACTTCGATTGGCTCGACGAGGCCCAGGGCCTCGCCACGCGTGATCAGTACAAGCAGCTCGAGGAGATCAAGCGTTTTGAGGAACTCGGCGTCGAGGGGCACGAGTTCGACGAGTGGCTCGCCGAAAACCTCGCACCGATGTCGCAGAGCGACCCGCAGCGGGCCGCCAAGGTCTACCTGCGTGCTTGTGAGTTGTTCGACGACGCGACACGACGCGGGACAAACCACTACAGCTTCAGCCAACCGACCGTGAACGAGATGCTCACGCGTCTCAACTGGAGGTGGAGGGAGGCGGCGAGGGACGACCCCGTGGGGCCGCTGCGTCTGGCTCTGGTCATCATGCAATCCGAAGAGGGCGCCAAGATCGCGATCGGGCGGCACACGTTCAACAACCTGATCAACACGGCCAAAAACTCACTCGACCGACTCAGGAACGATTCCGGTGGCAAGCGGCTCAGCGCCCTCGACCTCTTCAAGCGGCAGCACGAGTGGCTGCACCAGCACCTGGGCGACCTGCGTTCGCCGACACTCTACCCGGTCTACAAACGCCTGGTTAGCGCCCCAAACGAAAAGGACCTGGCCCAGGTCATCGATTGGCTCGGGCAGCGCCTCGATGACGATCCCGAAGACGGCTTCGCCGCGGGCCTGCTGTCGGCCGCACGGCTACAGCGTGTACGGTCCGGCAAGAAACCGTCGGATCGGCGATCGGCGACCGTGGACGACGAGCGTTACCTAAGCATCCTGCAAGACGACGCGGCGCCGATCGGCGAGCGGGTCACGTTCGCCTCTCAGTTCTACGACGACGAGTACGGCGCGATGCCGCTGTCGCTCGCCAACGCCAGTGTCCGGCTCGCCGCCGAGGCGGCGGCGGCCGGCGTGGTCTTCGACACCGAGCTCGAACGCTGCAATTGCCAGAACCTCCGACTGCTCTTGGCGGAGGACCCCGAGAACAAGGACGCCGTGGCGGGAGTTGAGGCTTGGCTCAAACGGTTTGTTAACAAGAAGCCCGCCCGACGCTCGGCGAACGGGCGCGTGTCGTCGGTTGATAACATCAATTACTGGCTGGCCGCCCTCGAGTTGGCCTCCGCCTGCCTCGAGCGGGGCGACGTCGAGTCCGCTGCCAAGATCGCCAGCCGCTACGGCGACAAGTTCGACAACCGCCACGAGGCGATCGCCCTCTACACAAAGCATGGGCTGATCGACGACGCGGCTCGGCTCGTCCGAACCGGTTGGAACGACCTGTCCCTCACAACGGTCCAGGGCACAACGGCTCTCTACGACCTGGCCCTGGAAGAAGCCCTGCCCGACCTTAAGGAGAAACTCAACGGCCCGCTGGCCTATGTCGCCGAGGCGAGCTTGGCGAGGTTGCCGGACGATCAGGTTGAAGCGAACGCCCCCGAGCTCAACCGCGAACAACGTCTCGTCGAAGTCGCTAAACGGTTCGAGGCAGCCGGTCTTGAGCAGGAGGCGATGATCGAAACGGCCTTGCTGATGCTCCGTGACTCTCAAGAGGCGAGCGACGTGGTCTACGAACCCCTCGCCGAGGCCGCCGAGGGTGTCACCATCGTCACGATGGCTCACCGTCACACCGCCCGCGCGGAGCGCGTCGCCGAACTCAAGAAGCAGCACGCGTTGGTCTCGCTCCGACGCGGTGAGGTGGGGCCGGCGGTCGCGATGCTCGACAAGCTCTCCTCGGGTAACCCGAACGAGAATTGGCAGCTCCACAACCTGTTCCAGCGTCACGCGAACGATCTGTGGACGGTCATGCTCGAGAAGATCGGCGGCATGAATGAAGAAGAGGTTGGCAAGATCGCCGACCAGACCCTCCGCTTGGCCACGGGCGCCACGATGGACCGTGGGGGCAACAGCAACAACCTGATGTCGTTGCTGGTTATCTCGCACTCAAGCCTCGGCCGGGTCGATGCGATCAAAGCCGCCCTGGACAGAATCCCTAAGAATCGGCGCCAGCGTTTGAGCCATAACGGTTACCCGATGTCCAACTGGAAAGGCATCATCGGCGGCCTCAAGAAGGGCGACCCCGACTCGCTCGAAGAGCGTATCGATCGGGCGGCCAACGCGATGAGCATCAACTCCCTGCTGGGCTGGAACGTGTTCAACACGAGATCGCTCCGTCGCGAAACCCCCAGCGACCGCGATCTGGCGGCCTGGGAAGCGATGTTCACCGACGACGAACTGTCCGAGGCGGCGCTGGCAGTCGCGGAGCGGGCCACCACGGCCGACGGCTCTGCCTGGGCTTCGGCCGGCCTCTGCCTCGCCAAGGCGGAGCAGCACGCTCTGGCCGCGGCCGCTTGGGAGGAGGCGTTCGCCGCCGTGGAGGGGCAGGAGGATTCGACCAAGCGTCTTGCCTACGGCGCGAGGCTGGTGAAAGCGCTCGCCGACGCGGGCGATCCCCAGGCGGCGCAAGAACTGCTGGTCGAAATAACCGATAAAGAAAAGCCCAACGGATGGGTGAAAGGCCTGTATGATCGGTTGGCGAAACGGTTCGCCGCCCTCCCCGAGAAAGCCTCCTCCGAAGACACACCGACCGCCACCACCGAAGAGACCGCAGCGCCCGACAACGCTCCCCCCGCAAACGAATCGGCGCAGGGCGAGGCTGACGAGCCACTCGCCCCCGCCGCCTGA